From a region of the Haloferax volcanii DS2 genome:
- the dnaJ gene encoding molecular chaperone DnaJ — protein sequence MSEDFYDVLGVSRDASKDEIKNAYRKKAAKYHPDVSDEDDAEEKFKKVQKAKEVLTDDEKRQMYDQVGHERFQQSQKRGGGGGGRGQGNPFGGGGNPFGGMGGGGGGFEDIFNNLFNGGAGGQQRNRPQQGRDVAQRISIDLEDAYHGVERDVTIRRREVCPECDGEGHPEDADVNTCSECNGSGQQTTVQQTPFGRVQQTTTCRACGGEGETYSEDCSECRGSGRVRRTRDVTITIPAGFRDGQRLRYRGEGEPGENGGPNGDLFVEVNVRDHDEFDRDGDDLRYTHPISFPQAVFGATVEVPTLDGEEELKVPAGTQSGSTFTVSGAGMPHLDGRGNGDLHVEVHVVTPEDLNSEQREALKEFAEAGGEEVKEGLFQKLKNSL from the coding sequence ATGAGCGAGGACTTCTACGACGTACTCGGGGTCTCGCGGGACGCCTCGAAAGACGAAATCAAGAACGCGTACCGCAAGAAGGCCGCGAAGTACCACCCCGACGTTTCCGACGAGGACGACGCCGAGGAGAAGTTCAAGAAGGTCCAGAAGGCCAAGGAGGTGCTCACGGACGACGAGAAGCGGCAGATGTACGACCAAGTCGGCCACGAGCGCTTCCAGCAGTCCCAGAAACGCGGCGGCGGCGGTGGCGGCCGCGGACAGGGCAATCCCTTCGGCGGCGGCGGCAACCCGTTCGGCGGCATGGGCGGCGGTGGCGGCGGCTTCGAGGACATCTTCAACAACCTGTTCAACGGCGGCGCGGGCGGCCAACAGCGCAACCGTCCCCAGCAGGGCCGCGACGTGGCCCAGCGCATCTCAATCGACCTCGAAGACGCCTACCACGGCGTCGAGCGCGACGTGACGATTCGCCGCCGCGAGGTCTGTCCCGAGTGCGACGGCGAGGGCCATCCCGAGGACGCCGACGTGAACACCTGTTCGGAGTGTAACGGCTCGGGCCAGCAGACGACGGTCCAGCAGACCCCCTTCGGCCGCGTCCAGCAGACGACGACCTGTCGCGCCTGCGGCGGCGAGGGCGAGACGTACAGCGAGGACTGTTCGGAGTGCCGCGGGAGCGGGCGCGTCCGTCGCACTCGCGACGTGACCATCACCATCCCCGCCGGCTTCCGCGACGGCCAGCGCCTCCGCTACCGCGGCGAGGGCGAACCCGGCGAGAACGGCGGTCCCAACGGCGACCTGTTCGTCGAGGTCAACGTCCGCGACCACGACGAGTTCGACCGCGACGGCGACGACCTCCGCTACACCCATCCCATTTCCTTCCCGCAGGCCGTCTTCGGCGCGACCGTCGAGGTGCCGACGCTCGACGGCGAGGAGGAACTGAAGGTGCCCGCAGGCACCCAAAGCGGGTCGACGTTCACCGTTTCCGGCGCGGGGATGCCCCACCTCGACGGCCGTGGCAACGGCGACCTGCACGTCGAGGTCCACGTCGTCACGCCCGAGGACCTCAACAGCGAGCAGCGCGAGGCGCTCAAAGAGTTCGCCGAGGCCGGCGGCGAGGAGGTCAAAGAGGGCCTCTTCCAGAAGCTGAAGAACT
- the dnaK gene encoding molecular chaperone DnaK, which yields MASNKILGIDLGTTNSAFAVMEGGDPEIIVNAEGDRTTPSVVAFTDDGERLVGKPAKNQAIQNPERTIRSIKRHMGEDGYTVDIEGEEYTPEQISAMILQKIKRDAEDYLGDELQKAVITVPAYFNDKQRQATKDAGEIAGLDVERIVNEPTAASMAYGLDDESNQTVLVYDLGGGTFDVSVLDLGGGVYEVVATNGDNDLGGDDWDEAIIEWLATEFENDHGIDLREDRQALQRLKDAAEEAKIELSSRKETTINLPFITATDSGPVHLEYDLTRAKFESLTADLIDRTVEPTEQALEDAGYDKGDIDDVILVGGSTRMPQVRDKVEELLGSEPKKSVNPDEAVALGAAIQGGVLGGEVDDIVLLDVTPLSLGIEVKGGLFERLIEKNTTIPTEESKIFTTAADNQTTVQVRVFQGEREMAEDNELLGEFTLSGIPPAPAGTPQIEVGFNIDENGIVNVSAEDKGSGNAESITIEGGAGLSDEEIDRMQQEAEQHAEEDKERRRAVEARNEAEGAVQRAETLLEENEENVDDELRADIEAAVEDVEAVLEDDDASTDELEDVTEELSKELQEIGKRMYQQQAQAQAGGPGGAGAGAGAAGGPGGADPEDFVDADADFDEDDEDN from the coding sequence ATGGCGAGCAACAAGATTCTGGGTATCGACCTCGGCACCACGAACAGCGCGTTCGCGGTGATGGAGGGCGGCGACCCGGAGATTATCGTGAACGCAGAAGGCGACCGAACCACCCCCTCCGTCGTCGCGTTCACCGACGACGGTGAGCGGTTGGTCGGCAAGCCGGCGAAGAACCAGGCCATCCAGAACCCGGAGCGCACGATTCGGTCCATCAAGCGCCACATGGGTGAGGACGGCTACACCGTCGATATCGAGGGTGAGGAGTACACGCCGGAGCAGATTTCGGCGATGATTCTCCAGAAAATCAAGCGCGACGCCGAGGACTACCTCGGCGACGAACTCCAGAAGGCCGTCATCACCGTCCCCGCGTACTTCAACGACAAACAGCGGCAGGCGACGAAGGACGCCGGCGAAATCGCGGGTCTCGACGTCGAGCGCATCGTCAACGAGCCGACCGCCGCGTCGATGGCCTACGGCCTTGACGACGAGTCGAACCAGACCGTGCTCGTCTACGACCTCGGCGGCGGCACCTTCGACGTGTCCGTCCTCGACCTCGGCGGCGGCGTCTACGAAGTGGTCGCCACCAACGGGGACAACGACCTCGGCGGCGACGACTGGGACGAAGCCATCATCGAGTGGCTCGCCACCGAGTTCGAAAACGACCACGGCATCGACCTCCGCGAGGACCGACAGGCGCTCCAGCGTCTCAAGGACGCGGCCGAGGAGGCCAAAATCGAACTCTCCTCGCGCAAGGAGACGACCATCAACCTCCCCTTTATCACGGCGACGGACTCCGGACCGGTCCACCTCGAATACGACCTGACCCGCGCGAAGTTCGAGTCGCTCACCGCTGACCTCATCGACCGGACGGTCGAGCCGACCGAGCAGGCGCTCGAAGACGCCGGCTACGACAAAGGCGACATCGACGACGTCATCCTCGTCGGCGGCTCCACCCGGATGCCGCAGGTCCGAGACAAGGTCGAAGAACTGCTCGGCTCCGAGCCGAAGAAGTCCGTCAACCCCGACGAGGCCGTCGCGCTCGGCGCGGCCATTCAGGGCGGCGTTCTCGGCGGCGAGGTCGACGACATCGTCCTCCTCGACGTGACGCCGCTGTCGCTCGGTATCGAGGTCAAAGGCGGTCTCTTCGAGCGCCTCATCGAGAAGAACACGACGATTCCGACCGAGGAGTCGAAGATATTCACCACCGCGGCCGACAACCAGACGACGGTGCAGGTCCGCGTCTTCCAGGGCGAACGCGAGATGGCCGAGGACAACGAACTCCTCGGCGAGTTCACGCTCTCCGGCATCCCGCCGGCCCCCGCGGGCACCCCGCAGATCGAAGTCGGCTTCAACATCGACGAAAACGGCATCGTCAACGTCTCCGCCGAGGACAAAGGCTCCGGCAACGCCGAGTCCATCACCATCGAGGGCGGCGCGGGCCTCTCCGACGAGGAAATCGACCGCATGCAACAGGAGGCCGAACAGCACGCCGAAGAGGACAAAGAGCGCCGCCGCGCCGTCGAGGCCCGCAACGAGGCCGAGGGCGCGGTCCAGCGCGCGGAGACGCTCCTCGAAGAGAACGAGGAGAACGTCGACGACGAACTCCGCGCCGACATCGAGGCCGCCGTCGAGGACGTGGAAGCGGTGCTCGAAGACGACGACGCCTCCACGGACGAACTCGAAGACGTGACCGAGGAGCTCTCGAAGGAACTGCAGGAAATCGGCAAGCGCATGTACCAACAGCAGGCGCAGGCGCAGGCCGGCGGTCCCGGCGGCGCTGGCGCTGGTGCGGGCGCGGCGGGCGGCCCCGGCGGTGCGGACCCCGAGGACTTCGTCGACGCCGACGCGGACTTCGACGAGGACGACGAGGACAACTAA